In Nerophis ophidion isolate RoL-2023_Sa linkage group LG03, RoL_Noph_v1.0, whole genome shotgun sequence, the following are encoded in one genomic region:
- the LOC133549575 gene encoding sushi domain-containing protein 6-like isoform X4: MCNGKTEATSEACQSHTCLHLLFCLLLALAVVASGQGLGCVRPYMVENSWVNHTETNRGLFPVGTVLQYSCDPGYLPDRPSILTCISTGRWSSEPPQCTQSDGCLRPSMEQHISSKLMDTNISSFPVGAVLQYRCDPGYQPDGPTIISCTGLGHWSSKPPLCLRTDVCQPPYQPENGGYTCHPSQCQRLSHGTVIEYFCDEGYILKGDYKYLTCQYGKWDGLMQITCVLEQDRDRILPLGMPALSIVSSTASSVALILFLVVLFVLLQPKLKYFHWRDQGVSGQSVSIMVEGVQVALPSYEEAVSSNTSSATALDFESRVQIVLSEGQQATTPVAGPSRPPSVKELPSEMAMVHSLPPSSSASPSSSSSWTLENASAAALQSGDQHSLNVLDSEMDSSDDMPLLKDA; this comes from the exons ATGTGCAATGGGAAGACAGAGGCAACATCAGAAGCCTGTCAGAGCCACACTTGCCTTCATTTGTTATTCTGCTTGTTGCTGGCACTGGCAGTGGTTGCTTCAGGGCAAGGTTTAG GATGCGTGAGGCCGTACATGGTTGAAAACAGCTGGGTAAACCACACAGAAACCAACAGGGGCTTGTTCCCTGTAGGGACAGTGCTGCAGTACAGCTGTGACCCTGGTTATCTGCCAGATAGACCCAGCATTCTCACCTGCATCTCGACAGGACGCTGGTCCTCAGAACCACCTCAGTGCACACAGAGTGATG GTTGTTTAAGACCTTCAATGGAGCAGCACATTTCCTCTAAGCTGATGGACACCAACATCAGTTCCTTCCCCGTGGGGGCCGTGCTGCAGTATCGCTGTGACCCAGGTTACCAGCCTGACGGACCTACCATCATCAGCTGCACTGGTTTGGGACACTGGTCCTCAAAACCTCCTCTTTGTTTACGCACTGATG TATGCCAGCCTCCATATCAACCAGAAAATGGAGGCTACACCTGCCACCCTTCCCAATGTCAAAGACTTTCTCACGGTACTGTGATTGAGTATTTCTGCGATGAGGGTTACATTCTGAAAGGAGACTATAAATACCTCACCTGTCAATATGGCAAGTGGGATGGGCTAATGCAGATAACCTGCGTATTGGAGCAAG ACCGTGACAGGATTTTACCGTTGGGGATGCCGGCTCTTTCCATCGTGTCATCCACAGCCAGCTCGGTGGCCCTCATCCTGTTCCTGGTGGTACTCTTTGTGCTTTTGCAGCCAAAACTGAAGTATTTTCATTG GCGGGATCAGGGGGTGTCAGGCCAGTCCGTGTCCATCATGGTGGAAGGAGTGCAGGTAGCTCTGCCCTCATACGAGGAGGCAGTCAGCAGTAACACCAGCTCAGCCACGGCTCTCGACTTCGAGTCTCGTGTCCAGATTGTGCTGTCTGAGGGGCAGCAAGCCACAACGCCAGTGGCTGGCCCCTCTCGGCCTCCGTCCGTCAAAGAGCTGCCCTCAGAGATGGCCATGGTGCACTCTTTGCCGCCTTCATCGTCGGCATCACCCTCCTCATCCTCTAGCTGGACTCTAGAGAATGCAAGCGCTGCAGCTCTGCAATCCGGGGACCAGCACAGCCTCAATGTGCTGGACTCGGAGATGGACAGCTCTGACG ATATGCCATTACTGAAGGATGCCTGA
- the LOC133549575 gene encoding sushi domain-containing protein 6-like isoform X2: MCNGKTEATSEACQSHTCLHLLFCLLLALAVVASGQGLGCVRPYMVENSWVNHTETNRGLFPVGTVLQYSCDPGYLPDRPSILTCISTGRWSSEPPQCTQSDGFMLKGKYNYLTCQDGQWDGHMQISCVKRGCLRPSMEQHISSKLMDTNISSFPVGAVLQYRCDPGYQPDGPTIISCTGLGHWSSKPPLCLRTDVCQPPYQPENGGYTCHPSQCQRLSHGTVIEYFCDEGYILKGDYKYLTCQYGKWDGLMQITCVLEQDRDRILPLGMPALSIVSSTASSVALILFLVVLFVLLQPKLKYFHWRDQGVSGQSVSIMVEGVQVALPSYEEAVSSNTSSATALDFESRVQIVLSEGQQATTPVAGPSRPPSVKELPSEMAMVHSLPPSSSASPSSSSSWTLENASAAALQSGDQHSLNVLDSEMDSSDDMPLLKDA; this comes from the exons ATGTGCAATGGGAAGACAGAGGCAACATCAGAAGCCTGTCAGAGCCACACTTGCCTTCATTTGTTATTCTGCTTGTTGCTGGCACTGGCAGTGGTTGCTTCAGGGCAAGGTTTAG GATGCGTGAGGCCGTACATGGTTGAAAACAGCTGGGTAAACCACACAGAAACCAACAGGGGCTTGTTCCCTGTAGGGACAGTGCTGCAGTACAGCTGTGACCCTGGTTATCTGCCAGATAGACCCAGCATTCTCACCTGCATCTCGACAGGACGCTGGTCCTCAGAACCACCTCAGTGCACACAGAGTGATG GCTTCATGCTCAAGGGGAAATACAACTACCTTACTTGTCAGGATGGACAGTGGGACGGCCATATGCAGATCAGCTGTGTCAAACGAG GTTGTTTAAGACCTTCAATGGAGCAGCACATTTCCTCTAAGCTGATGGACACCAACATCAGTTCCTTCCCCGTGGGGGCCGTGCTGCAGTATCGCTGTGACCCAGGTTACCAGCCTGACGGACCTACCATCATCAGCTGCACTGGTTTGGGACACTGGTCCTCAAAACCTCCTCTTTGTTTACGCACTGATG TATGCCAGCCTCCATATCAACCAGAAAATGGAGGCTACACCTGCCACCCTTCCCAATGTCAAAGACTTTCTCACGGTACTGTGATTGAGTATTTCTGCGATGAGGGTTACATTCTGAAAGGAGACTATAAATACCTCACCTGTCAATATGGCAAGTGGGATGGGCTAATGCAGATAACCTGCGTATTGGAGCAAG ACCGTGACAGGATTTTACCGTTGGGGATGCCGGCTCTTTCCATCGTGTCATCCACAGCCAGCTCGGTGGCCCTCATCCTGTTCCTGGTGGTACTCTTTGTGCTTTTGCAGCCAAAACTGAAGTATTTTCATTG GCGGGATCAGGGGGTGTCAGGCCAGTCCGTGTCCATCATGGTGGAAGGAGTGCAGGTAGCTCTGCCCTCATACGAGGAGGCAGTCAGCAGTAACACCAGCTCAGCCACGGCTCTCGACTTCGAGTCTCGTGTCCAGATTGTGCTGTCTGAGGGGCAGCAAGCCACAACGCCAGTGGCTGGCCCCTCTCGGCCTCCGTCCGTCAAAGAGCTGCCCTCAGAGATGGCCATGGTGCACTCTTTGCCGCCTTCATCGTCGGCATCACCCTCCTCATCCTCTAGCTGGACTCTAGAGAATGCAAGCGCTGCAGCTCTGCAATCCGGGGACCAGCACAGCCTCAATGTGCTGGACTCGGAGATGGACAGCTCTGACG ATATGCCATTACTGAAGGATGCCTGA
- the LOC133549575 gene encoding sushi domain-containing protein 6-like isoform X1, with protein MCNGKTEATSEACQSHTCLHLLFCLLLALAVVASGQGLGCVRPYMVENSWVNHTETNRGLFPVGTVLQYSCDPGYLPDRPSILTCISTGRWSSEPPQCTQSDACLPLSEPENGGYTCHPSPCRLFSHGTVVEFFCHTGFMLKGKYNYLTCQDGQWDGHMQISCVKRGCLRPSMEQHISSKLMDTNISSFPVGAVLQYRCDPGYQPDGPTIISCTGLGHWSSKPPLCLRTDVCQPPYQPENGGYTCHPSQCQRLSHGTVIEYFCDEGYILKGDYKYLTCQYGKWDGLMQITCVLEQDRDRILPLGMPALSIVSSTASSVALILFLVVLFVLLQPKLKYFHWRDQGVSGQSVSIMVEGVQVALPSYEEAVSSNTSSATALDFESRVQIVLSEGQQATTPVAGPSRPPSVKELPSEMAMVHSLPPSSSASPSSSSSWTLENASAAALQSGDQHSLNVLDSEMDSSDDMPLLKDA; from the exons ATGTGCAATGGGAAGACAGAGGCAACATCAGAAGCCTGTCAGAGCCACACTTGCCTTCATTTGTTATTCTGCTTGTTGCTGGCACTGGCAGTGGTTGCTTCAGGGCAAGGTTTAG GATGCGTGAGGCCGTACATGGTTGAAAACAGCTGGGTAAACCACACAGAAACCAACAGGGGCTTGTTCCCTGTAGGGACAGTGCTGCAGTACAGCTGTGACCCTGGTTATCTGCCAGATAGACCCAGCATTCTCACCTGCATCTCGACAGGACGCTGGTCCTCAGAACCACCTCAGTGCACACAGAGTGATG CTTGTCTGCCCCTGTCTGAACCAGAGAATGGGGGTTACACCTGCCACCCATCCCCCTGTCGATTGTTTTCCCACGGCACTGTTGTTGAGTTCTTCTGTCACACAGGCTTCATGCTCAAGGGGAAATACAACTACCTTACTTGTCAGGATGGACAGTGGGACGGCCATATGCAGATCAGCTGTGTCAAACGAG GTTGTTTAAGACCTTCAATGGAGCAGCACATTTCCTCTAAGCTGATGGACACCAACATCAGTTCCTTCCCCGTGGGGGCCGTGCTGCAGTATCGCTGTGACCCAGGTTACCAGCCTGACGGACCTACCATCATCAGCTGCACTGGTTTGGGACACTGGTCCTCAAAACCTCCTCTTTGTTTACGCACTGATG TATGCCAGCCTCCATATCAACCAGAAAATGGAGGCTACACCTGCCACCCTTCCCAATGTCAAAGACTTTCTCACGGTACTGTGATTGAGTATTTCTGCGATGAGGGTTACATTCTGAAAGGAGACTATAAATACCTCACCTGTCAATATGGCAAGTGGGATGGGCTAATGCAGATAACCTGCGTATTGGAGCAAG ACCGTGACAGGATTTTACCGTTGGGGATGCCGGCTCTTTCCATCGTGTCATCCACAGCCAGCTCGGTGGCCCTCATCCTGTTCCTGGTGGTACTCTTTGTGCTTTTGCAGCCAAAACTGAAGTATTTTCATTG GCGGGATCAGGGGGTGTCAGGCCAGTCCGTGTCCATCATGGTGGAAGGAGTGCAGGTAGCTCTGCCCTCATACGAGGAGGCAGTCAGCAGTAACACCAGCTCAGCCACGGCTCTCGACTTCGAGTCTCGTGTCCAGATTGTGCTGTCTGAGGGGCAGCAAGCCACAACGCCAGTGGCTGGCCCCTCTCGGCCTCCGTCCGTCAAAGAGCTGCCCTCAGAGATGGCCATGGTGCACTCTTTGCCGCCTTCATCGTCGGCATCACCCTCCTCATCCTCTAGCTGGACTCTAGAGAATGCAAGCGCTGCAGCTCTGCAATCCGGGGACCAGCACAGCCTCAATGTGCTGGACTCGGAGATGGACAGCTCTGACG ATATGCCATTACTGAAGGATGCCTGA
- the LOC133549575 gene encoding sushi domain-containing protein 6-like isoform X3 gives MCNGKTEATSEACQSHTCLHLLFCLLLALAVVASGQGLGCVRPYMVENSWVNHTETNRGLFPVGTVLQYSCDPGYLPDRPSILTCISTGRWSSEPPQCTQSDACLPLSEPENGGYTCHPSPCRLFSHGTVVEFFCHTGFMLKGKYNYLTCQDGQWDGHMQISCVKRGCLRPSMEQHISSKLMDTNISSFPVGAVLQYRCDPGYQPDGPTIISCTGLGHWSSKPPLCLRTDVCQPPYQPENGGYTCHPSQCQRLSHDRDRILPLGMPALSIVSSTASSVALILFLVVLFVLLQPKLKYFHWRDQGVSGQSVSIMVEGVQVALPSYEEAVSSNTSSATALDFESRVQIVLSEGQQATTPVAGPSRPPSVKELPSEMAMVHSLPPSSSASPSSSSSWTLENASAAALQSGDQHSLNVLDSEMDSSDDMPLLKDA, from the exons ATGTGCAATGGGAAGACAGAGGCAACATCAGAAGCCTGTCAGAGCCACACTTGCCTTCATTTGTTATTCTGCTTGTTGCTGGCACTGGCAGTGGTTGCTTCAGGGCAAGGTTTAG GATGCGTGAGGCCGTACATGGTTGAAAACAGCTGGGTAAACCACACAGAAACCAACAGGGGCTTGTTCCCTGTAGGGACAGTGCTGCAGTACAGCTGTGACCCTGGTTATCTGCCAGATAGACCCAGCATTCTCACCTGCATCTCGACAGGACGCTGGTCCTCAGAACCACCTCAGTGCACACAGAGTGATG CTTGTCTGCCCCTGTCTGAACCAGAGAATGGGGGTTACACCTGCCACCCATCCCCCTGTCGATTGTTTTCCCACGGCACTGTTGTTGAGTTCTTCTGTCACACAGGCTTCATGCTCAAGGGGAAATACAACTACCTTACTTGTCAGGATGGACAGTGGGACGGCCATATGCAGATCAGCTGTGTCAAACGAG GTTGTTTAAGACCTTCAATGGAGCAGCACATTTCCTCTAAGCTGATGGACACCAACATCAGTTCCTTCCCCGTGGGGGCCGTGCTGCAGTATCGCTGTGACCCAGGTTACCAGCCTGACGGACCTACCATCATCAGCTGCACTGGTTTGGGACACTGGTCCTCAAAACCTCCTCTTTGTTTACGCACTGATG TATGCCAGCCTCCATATCAACCAGAAAATGGAGGCTACACCTGCCACCCTTCCCAATGTCAAAGACTTTCTCACG ACCGTGACAGGATTTTACCGTTGGGGATGCCGGCTCTTTCCATCGTGTCATCCACAGCCAGCTCGGTGGCCCTCATCCTGTTCCTGGTGGTACTCTTTGTGCTTTTGCAGCCAAAACTGAAGTATTTTCATTG GCGGGATCAGGGGGTGTCAGGCCAGTCCGTGTCCATCATGGTGGAAGGAGTGCAGGTAGCTCTGCCCTCATACGAGGAGGCAGTCAGCAGTAACACCAGCTCAGCCACGGCTCTCGACTTCGAGTCTCGTGTCCAGATTGTGCTGTCTGAGGGGCAGCAAGCCACAACGCCAGTGGCTGGCCCCTCTCGGCCTCCGTCCGTCAAAGAGCTGCCCTCAGAGATGGCCATGGTGCACTCTTTGCCGCCTTCATCGTCGGCATCACCCTCCTCATCCTCTAGCTGGACTCTAGAGAATGCAAGCGCTGCAGCTCTGCAATCCGGGGACCAGCACAGCCTCAATGTGCTGGACTCGGAGATGGACAGCTCTGACG ATATGCCATTACTGAAGGATGCCTGA